In Euzebya rosea, a single window of DNA contains:
- the typA gene encoding translational GTPase TypA: MSTPTRATRDDSRNIAIVAHVDHGKTTLVDAMLHQSGTFRANQDVANRVMDSGDLEKEKGITILAKHTAVRLPAKGDRGETKVTIVDTPGHADFGGEVERALSMVDGIALLVDAAEGPLPQTRFVLRKAMQMTRTGADRAGLPMILVINKIDRPDARPAEVVDEVFELLFDLDADEDSIDFPIVYTNAKAGTASLDPDTPGEDLTALFDTILDTIPPPSHDPEHPLQALVTNLDASPYLGRLALCRVHNGHLEKGKQVAWIDEHGEKRNVKVVELFTTEGLERVPTERVGPGEICAVAGIEQVMIGDTLADPENPVALPGIRVDEPTLAMTIGINTSPLSGRSGDKVTARVLKDRLDRELIGNVALRVSNTDRPDAWEVKGRGELQLAILVEQMRREGFELTVGKPQVIPQEIDGKTHEPLERVTVDVPEEHSGTVTQLLAERRGRMVAMTNHGTGWVRIDYLAPTRGLIGFRTEFLTATRGTGVLNRVFEEYVPWMGEVRTRNTGSLVADRKGPVTAFALQNLSDRGVMFVGPGEDVYEGMIVGENARSEDMDLNVTKEKKLNNIRSATGEELVRLTPPKVMALEQALEWMRGDECVEVTPDAIRLRKVELDQNLRARQAKRAKNDA; this comes from the coding sequence ATGTCCACCCCCACCCGCGCAACCCGCGACGACTCGCGCAACATCGCCATCGTCGCCCACGTCGACCACGGCAAGACCACCCTTGTCGACGCGATGCTCCACCAGTCCGGCACGTTCCGTGCGAACCAGGACGTCGCCAACCGCGTGATGGACTCCGGCGACCTGGAGAAGGAGAAGGGCATCACCATCCTGGCCAAGCACACCGCGGTGCGGTTGCCGGCCAAGGGGGATCGCGGCGAGACCAAGGTCACGATCGTCGACACCCCCGGTCACGCCGACTTCGGTGGCGAGGTCGAGCGCGCCCTGTCCATGGTCGACGGGATCGCCCTGCTGGTCGACGCCGCCGAGGGTCCCCTGCCGCAGACGCGCTTCGTGCTGCGCAAGGCGATGCAGATGACCCGGACCGGCGCGGACCGTGCCGGGCTGCCGATGATCCTGGTCATCAACAAGATCGACCGGCCCGACGCCCGCCCGGCCGAGGTCGTCGACGAGGTGTTCGAGCTGCTGTTCGACCTCGACGCCGACGAGGACAGCATCGACTTCCCGATCGTCTACACCAACGCCAAGGCCGGGACCGCCTCGCTGGACCCCGACACCCCCGGCGAGGACCTGACGGCGCTGTTCGACACGATCCTCGACACCATCCCGCCGCCCTCCCACGACCCCGAGCACCCCCTCCAGGCGCTGGTCACCAACCTGGACGCCTCGCCCTACCTCGGCCGCCTGGCGCTGTGCCGCGTGCACAACGGCCACCTGGAGAAGGGCAAGCAGGTCGCCTGGATCGACGAGCACGGCGAGAAGCGCAACGTCAAGGTCGTCGAGCTGTTCACCACCGAGGGCCTGGAGCGCGTCCCCACCGAACGGGTCGGGCCGGGCGAGATCTGCGCCGTCGCCGGCATCGAGCAGGTCATGATCGGTGACACGCTGGCCGACCCCGAGAACCCCGTGGCCCTGCCGGGCATCCGCGTCGACGAGCCGACGCTGGCGATGACCATCGGGATCAACACCTCCCCGCTGTCCGGCCGGTCCGGCGACAAGGTCACCGCCCGTGTCCTCAAGGACCGCCTGGACCGCGAGCTCATCGGCAACGTGGCGCTCCGCGTGTCCAACACCGACCGCCCGGATGCGTGGGAGGTCAAGGGTCGCGGCGAGCTGCAGCTGGCCATCCTCGTCGAGCAGATGCGTCGCGAGGGCTTCGAGCTGACCGTCGGCAAGCCGCAGGTCATCCCACAGGAGATCGACGGCAAGACCCACGAGCCGCTGGAACGCGTCACCGTCGACGTCCCCGAGGAGCACTCGGGCACCGTCACCCAGCTGCTGGCCGAACGCCGCGGTCGCATGGTCGCCATGACCAACCACGGCACCGGCTGGGTCCGCATCGACTACCTGGCCCCGACCCGTGGCCTCATCGGGTTCCGCACCGAGTTCCTGACCGCCACCCGCGGCACCGGTGTCCTCAACCGCGTGTTCGAGGAGTACGTGCCGTGGATGGGCGAGGTCCGCACCCGCAACACCGGCTCGCTCGTCGCCGACCGCAAGGGCCCGGTGACGGCGTTCGCCCTGCAGAACCTGTCCGACCGCGGTGTGATGTTCGTCGGCCCCGGTGAGGACGTCTACGAGGGCATGATCGTCGGCGAGAACGCCCGGTCGGAGGACATGGACCTCAACGTCACCAAGGAGAAGAAGCTCAACAACATCCGCTCCGCGACCGGCGAGGAGCTGGTCCGCCTGACCCCGCCGAAGGTCATGGCGCTGGAGCAGGCGCTGGAGTGGATGCGCGGCGACGAGTGCGTCGAGGTCACCCCCGACGCCATCCGCCTGCGCAAGGTGGAGCTGGACCAGAACCTCCGCGCCCGCCAGGCCAAGCGCGCCAAGAACGACGCCTGA
- a CDS encoding alpha/beta hydrolase: MTLDPETARYLADLAEAGGTPYEQMETAAQARAAYEQVVAIRRGDGPPRGAECSVEEYRIGDLWYRAYRPLGRSVHDGPLPLVVFFHGGGWVLGNPRTHDEMARAFAALPAIVLSVDYRLAPEHPYPAAHDDAWEAVEYAASEMGDSFHADRLVVAGDSAGGLLAAAVAARARDTDGAPTIAAQCLVYPAMEPTMGSASHDDLAEGYGLTKSTMQWFYDAYAPGNGFSPGELSDLSGLPPAVVATAGYDLLKDDGLRYAERLREAGVSVAGLHFPGLIHGFLGMGGTSRAAAAATEAVVGGLRGLLSR, encoded by the coding sequence ATGACGCTGGACCCCGAGACCGCACGATATCTGGCCGACCTCGCCGAGGCGGGCGGCACGCCGTACGAGCAGATGGAGACCGCCGCGCAGGCACGGGCCGCCTACGAGCAGGTCGTCGCGATTCGCCGCGGCGACGGGCCGCCCCGCGGCGCGGAGTGCTCCGTGGAGGAGTACCGGATCGGTGACCTGTGGTACCGGGCCTACCGCCCGCTGGGCCGCTCCGTGCACGACGGCCCGCTGCCGCTGGTGGTGTTCTTCCACGGCGGCGGCTGGGTGCTGGGCAACCCGAGGACCCACGACGAGATGGCCCGGGCGTTCGCTGCGCTGCCGGCCATCGTGTTGTCGGTGGACTACCGGCTGGCGCCCGAGCACCCCTACCCGGCGGCGCACGACGACGCATGGGAGGCCGTGGAGTACGCCGCCAGCGAGATGGGCGACAGCTTCCACGCCGACCGGTTGGTCGTGGCGGGCGACTCCGCGGGTGGCCTGCTGGCCGCCGCCGTGGCCGCGCGGGCCCGTGACACCGACGGGGCCCCGACCATCGCCGCCCAGTGCCTGGTCTACCCCGCGATGGAGCCGACGATGGGGTCAGCGTCCCACGACGACCTCGCCGAGGGCTACGGCCTGACCAAGTCCACGATGCAGTGGTTCTACGACGCCTACGCGCCGGGGAACGGGTTCTCGCCGGGCGAGCTGTCGGACCTGTCGGGCCTGCCGCCCGCCGTGGTGGCCACCGCGGGGTACGACCTGCTGAAGGACGACGGTCTGCGCTACGCCGAGCGGCTGCGCGAGGCTGGCGTGTCGGTTGCTGGCCTGCACTTCCCGGGCCTGATCCACGGGTTCCTCGGCATGGGCGGGACCAGTCGGGCGGCGGCAGCGGCCACCGAGGCCGTCGTCGGTGGGCTTCGCGGACTGCTCTCCCGGTAG
- a CDS encoding HD-GYP domain-containing protein, whose amino-acid sequence MHPPETHHDARILVIDDEPTNVLLLRRILGHEGYRHVHATTNPMALPEMLEHGWPDLVLLDLNMPGMDGFEVMGLLEDLNDHGTFLPILVLTADANTATRDRALAGGAMDFVTKPFDRTEVLLRMHNLLQTRWLHARLEDHNRMLESRVRDRTAELWRAQAETVDRLALAAEFRDDQTGKHIRRVGDTSRAIALELGIDHDRAELIGLAAPLHDLGKIKVPDRVLLKPGPLDEDEFAIIRTHTEVGHELLRDSESPLLQLASVMALHHHDRWDGHGYHDLRAEEIPLEARIVSVADVYDALTHERCYKAAWPEDIARKEIADASGQQFDPAVVEAFLEVVDRPVTAG is encoded by the coding sequence GTGCATCCTCCCGAGACCCATCACGACGCCCGCATCCTCGTCATCGACGACGAGCCGACGAACGTGCTGCTCCTGCGCCGGATCCTCGGCCACGAGGGGTACCGGCACGTGCATGCGACGACCAACCCGATGGCCCTGCCGGAGATGCTGGAGCACGGCTGGCCCGACCTGGTGCTGCTGGACCTCAACATGCCGGGCATGGACGGGTTCGAGGTGATGGGCCTGCTGGAGGACCTCAACGACCACGGGACGTTCCTGCCGATCCTCGTCCTCACCGCCGACGCCAACACGGCGACCCGCGACCGGGCGCTGGCCGGCGGTGCCATGGACTTCGTCACCAAGCCGTTCGACCGCACCGAGGTCCTGCTGCGAATGCACAACCTCCTGCAGACGCGCTGGTTGCACGCGCGACTGGAGGACCACAACCGGATGCTGGAGTCCCGGGTCAGGGACCGCACCGCCGAGCTCTGGCGGGCCCAGGCCGAGACCGTGGACCGGCTGGCGCTGGCCGCGGAGTTCCGCGACGACCAGACCGGCAAGCACATCCGTCGCGTCGGCGACACCTCGCGGGCGATCGCCCTGGAGCTCGGCATCGACCACGACCGCGCCGAGCTGATCGGGCTCGCCGCCCCGCTGCACGACCTGGGCAAGATCAAGGTCCCGGACCGGGTGCTGCTCAAGCCCGGTCCCCTCGACGAGGACGAGTTCGCGATCATCAGGACCCACACGGAGGTGGGTCACGAGCTCCTCCGCGACAGCGAGTCGCCGTTGCTGCAGCTGGCGTCGGTCATGGCGCTGCACCACCACGACCGGTGGGACGGGCACGGCTACCACGACCTCCGGGCTGAGGAGATCCCGCTCGAGGCCCGCATCGTGAGCGTGGCCGACGTCTACGACGCCCTCACCCACGAGCGCTGCTACAAGGCGGCATGGCCCGAGGACATCGCCCGCAAGGAGATCGCCGACGCGTCCGGGCAGCAGTTCGACCCCGCCGTCGTGGAGGCGTTCCTCGAGGTCGTCGACCGGCCCGTCACCGCGGGATGA
- a CDS encoding FAD-binding oxidoreductase — protein sequence MRTPTETRPVPEHVAAALDELSRALPAGRLLTDPDVLASYRTDRAPDLRAGTPAAVIRARSTGEVQQVMRTATRHRVPVVPRGAGAGLHGGSNAVDDGIVLSMEAMTSILDVDPADRLCEVEPGIMNLALKEELAVDGLWYAPDPASMAFCSIGGNVATNAGGLCCLKYGVTRDWVAGLEVVLADGRVIETGSRTIKSVAGYDLTSLIVGSEGTLGVVTRARLRIRPLPPPASTLVAFFGDLGDAGRAVVEICEGEPPALLEIMDASTIRAVEEWQRMDLDTDAAALLLMRSDVAVDRSGHVAAMEEICARHGATFVARTDDPDEGEAFLQARRLALPAVERHGVALLEDVGVPRSQVPALLASTARIAADRGTEIYSYGHAGDGNMHPTLRWDHDDADGKVRAMQAFDDILEAALALGGTVTGEHGIGLLKEKWLQREVGEDAMDVQQAIKDALDPAGILNPGKMALRLR from the coding sequence GTGCGCACCCCAACCGAGACCCGCCCCGTGCCCGAGCACGTCGCCGCCGCGCTCGACGAGCTGTCCCGGGCCCTTCCTGCCGGCCGCCTCCTGACCGACCCCGACGTCCTGGCGTCCTACCGGACCGACCGCGCCCCCGACCTGCGTGCCGGCACGCCGGCGGCGGTGATCCGGGCCAGGTCGACCGGTGAGGTCCAGCAGGTGATGCGCACCGCGACCCGCCACCGCGTCCCGGTCGTGCCCCGTGGTGCCGGGGCCGGGTTGCACGGCGGGTCCAACGCCGTCGACGACGGGATCGTGCTGTCGATGGAGGCGATGACGTCGATCCTCGACGTCGACCCCGCCGACCGGCTCTGCGAGGTCGAGCCCGGCATCATGAACCTGGCCCTGAAGGAGGAGCTGGCGGTCGACGGGCTGTGGTACGCCCCCGACCCGGCGTCCATGGCGTTCTGCTCCATCGGCGGCAACGTCGCCACCAACGCCGGGGGCCTGTGCTGCCTGAAGTACGGCGTGACCCGCGACTGGGTGGCAGGGCTGGAGGTCGTCCTGGCTGACGGGCGGGTCATCGAGACCGGCAGCCGCACCATCAAGTCCGTCGCCGGTTACGACCTGACGTCGTTGATCGTCGGCAGCGAGGGCACCCTCGGGGTGGTCACGAGGGCCCGGCTCCGCATCAGGCCGCTGCCCCCGCCCGCCAGCACGCTGGTCGCCTTCTTCGGCGACCTCGGCGACGCAGGCCGGGCAGTGGTGGAGATCTGCGAGGGCGAACCCCCGGCCCTGCTGGAGATCATGGACGCCTCCACGATCCGTGCGGTCGAGGAGTGGCAGCGCATGGACCTCGACACCGACGCGGCGGCCCTGCTGCTGATGCGCAGCGACGTTGCCGTCGACCGGTCCGGACACGTGGCCGCCATGGAGGAGATCTGTGCCCGCCACGGCGCGACGTTCGTCGCGCGGACCGACGACCCCGACGAGGGCGAGGCGTTCCTGCAGGCCCGGCGCCTGGCGCTGCCGGCGGTCGAACGACACGGCGTCGCGCTGCTGGAGGACGTCGGCGTCCCGCGTTCGCAGGTCCCGGCGCTGCTCGCCAGCACCGCCCGGATCGCCGCTGACCGGGGCACGGAGATCTACAGCTACGGCCATGCCGGGGACGGCAACATGCATCCGACCCTGCGCTGGGACCATGACGACGCCGACGGCAAGGTGCGGGCCATGCAGGCGTTCGACGACATCCTCGAGGCGGCGCTGGCGCTCGGCGGCACCGTCACCGGCGAACACGGGATCGGTCTGCTGAAGGAGAAGTGGCTGCAGCGGGAGGTCGGCGAGGACGCGATGGACGTCCAGCAGGCCATCAAGGACGCGCTGGACCCGGCGGGCATCCTCAACCCCGGCAAGATGGCCCTGCGGCTGCGCTGA
- a CDS encoding adenosine deaminase, which produces MSLDAQTIRKAPKVLLHDHLDGGLRPQTVIELAAEQGYDELPTTDPDDLAAWFTRGADRKSLELYLEGFRHTVAVMQDPDSLMRVAQECAEDLADDGVVHAEVRFAPEQHLEHGLDMDQVVEAVLAGFRKGSAGRGITIGTLITAMRHAAHSREVAELAMRHKDEGVVGFDIAGAESGYPPTRHLDAFQLIQRELSHITIHAGEAFGLPSIWEALQFCNAERLGHGVRIVDDITVDEDGTAHLGRLAAFVRDNRVPLEMCPTSNVHSGAAPSLAEHPIDLLKRLRYRVTVNTDNRLMSNVSMTSEMTALVETFDWTLEDLRWVTINAMKSAFWPFDERLALIDDVIKPGYEALGATR; this is translated from the coding sequence ATGTCCCTCGACGCCCAAACCATCCGCAAGGCACCGAAGGTCCTCCTGCACGACCACCTCGATGGAGGACTGCGACCGCAGACCGTGATCGAGCTCGCCGCCGAACAGGGCTACGACGAGCTGCCGACGACCGACCCCGACGACCTGGCTGCCTGGTTCACCCGCGGCGCGGACCGCAAGTCCCTCGAGCTGTACCTGGAGGGCTTCCGCCACACCGTGGCGGTCATGCAGGACCCCGACTCGCTGATGCGGGTCGCCCAGGAGTGCGCCGAGGACCTGGCCGACGACGGAGTGGTCCACGCCGAGGTCCGCTTCGCCCCCGAGCAGCATCTCGAGCACGGCCTCGACATGGACCAGGTCGTGGAGGCCGTGCTCGCCGGGTTCAGGAAGGGCTCGGCCGGCCGGGGCATCACGATCGGCACACTCATCACCGCGATGCGCCATGCCGCCCACTCCCGCGAGGTCGCCGAGCTGGCCATGCGCCACAAGGACGAGGGTGTCGTCGGCTTCGACATCGCCGGCGCCGAGTCCGGGTATCCCCCGACGCGCCACCTCGACGCGTTCCAGCTGATACAGCGGGAGCTGTCGCACATCACCATCCACGCGGGTGAGGCGTTCGGGCTGCCCTCCATCTGGGAGGCGCTGCAGTTCTGCAACGCCGAACGGCTGGGGCACGGCGTCCGCATCGTCGACGACATCACCGTCGACGAGGACGGCACCGCCCACCTGGGGCGGCTTGCCGCGTTCGTGCGCGACAACCGCGTCCCCCTCGAGATGTGCCCCACCTCCAACGTGCACTCCGGTGCCGCCCCCTCGCTGGCCGAGCACCCAATCGACCTGCTCAAGCGGCTGCGCTACCGGGTGACGGTCAACACCGACAACCGGTTGATGAGCAACGTGTCGATGACCTCGGAGATGACCGCCCTCGTCGAGACGTTCGACTGGACGCTGGAGGACCTGCGCTGGGTCACCATCAACGCCATGAAGAGCGCCTTCTGGCCGTTCGACGAACGGCTGGCGCTGATCGACGACGTCATCAAGCCCGGCTACGAGGCGCTGGGTGCCACCCGGTGA
- a CDS encoding pyridoxamine 5'-phosphate oxidase family protein — MSIDHTDPPPGVLAFLAERHLATLTTLRPDGTPHVVPVGFTWDPEGPTVRIITNAASVKARNVGGGGRAVVSQVDGGRWLTVEGRGRVTDDPDDVAEAVRRYTERYRPPRTNPDRVAIEITIDRMMGRAPDDA, encoded by the coding sequence GTGAGCATCGACCACACCGATCCCCCACCTGGCGTCCTCGCCTTCCTCGCCGAACGCCACCTGGCGACGTTGACCACCCTGCGGCCCGACGGCACCCCGCATGTCGTCCCCGTCGGGTTCACCTGGGACCCCGAGGGCCCCACGGTCCGGATCATCACCAACGCCGCCAGCGTGAAGGCCCGCAACGTCGGCGGCGGCGGCCGGGCAGTCGTCAGCCAGGTCGACGGCGGCCGTTGGCTGACGGTGGAGGGCCGGGGGCGTGTGACCGACGACCCCGACGACGTCGCCGAGGCGGTCCGTCGCTACACCGAGCGCTACCGCCCACCGCGTACCAACCCCGACCGGGTCGCGATCGAGATCACCATCGACCGCATGATGGGCCGCGCTCCCGACGACGCCTGA
- a CDS encoding AzlD domain-containing protein — protein sequence MTGTLWAIAIVGGVGTLLERWSFLSIAHRATALPPVVQEGLRMIPAAALAALVAPAVFRGGSADGSIDLLDPRLPAALAAVLVMWRTRNIVLTLLVGMGVLLGLDAVL from the coding sequence ATGACCGGCACCCTCTGGGCCATCGCCATCGTTGGTGGCGTCGGCACGCTGCTGGAACGCTGGTCGTTCCTGTCCATCGCCCACCGCGCGACCGCCCTGCCGCCGGTCGTGCAGGAGGGGCTGCGCATGATCCCCGCAGCAGCCCTGGCCGCCCTGGTGGCCCCGGCGGTCTTCCGGGGCGGGTCCGCCGACGGCTCGATCGACCTGCTCGACCCTCGCCTGCCCGCCGCTCTCGCGGCCGTGCTGGTGATGTGGCGGACCCGCAACATCGTGCTGACCCTGCTGGTCGGCATGGGCGTCCTGCTGGGCCTCGACGCCGTCCTGTAG
- a CDS encoding AzlC family ABC transporter permease, which produces MATPPTSTATFATARSAVFAGMRDISPVVLGMAPFGLLAGIAALEAGMPAWGASVFSTFVFAGAAQLAALDLIAQGAAAPIVIGTIVVINARFLMYSASLAVHLGEEPAHRRLGVAYLLTDQAYAVTIARLTDNPGLAHRVAYYTGAGGLLWACWQGYTIAGTLAGAAIPADVPIEFAIPLVFAALLVPALTDRATLLAAVASALVATLAAGLPANLGLLLAAAAGVSVGLATSVRNGSLDRQSATVAGGRAVQVEPTPDDTGREEAA; this is translated from the coding sequence ATGGCCACCCCTCCCACGTCGACGGCGACGTTCGCGACGGCGCGGTCCGCGGTGTTCGCGGGCATGCGTGACATCTCCCCCGTCGTGCTCGGCATGGCCCCGTTCGGGTTGCTTGCCGGCATCGCCGCGCTGGAGGCCGGCATGCCGGCATGGGGCGCCAGCGTCTTCTCGACGTTCGTCTTCGCCGGCGCAGCACAGCTGGCGGCGCTCGACCTGATCGCCCAGGGCGCCGCCGCTCCGATCGTGATCGGCACGATCGTGGTCATCAACGCCAGGTTCCTGATGTACTCCGCGAGCCTCGCCGTGCACCTCGGCGAGGAGCCGGCGCACCGGCGACTCGGCGTGGCCTACCTGCTGACCGACCAGGCCTACGCGGTCACGATCGCCCGGCTGACCGACAACCCCGGCCTGGCCCACCGGGTGGCCTACTACACGGGTGCCGGCGGGCTGCTGTGGGCCTGCTGGCAGGGCTACACGATCGCGGGGACGCTCGCCGGCGCGGCCATCCCCGCCGACGTCCCGATCGAGTTCGCCATCCCGTTGGTGTTCGCCGCCCTGCTGGTGCCGGCGCTCACCGACCGGGCGACGCTGCTCGCGGCCGTGGCCAGCGCGCTGGTCGCCACCCTCGCCGCGGGCCTGCCGGCCAACCTCGGCCTGCTGCTCGCCGCGGCGGCCGGCGTGTCCGTGGGCCTCGCGACGTCGGTCCGCAACGGCTCCCTGGACCGCCAGTCGGCGACGGTCGCCGGTGGTCGAGCGGTGCAGGTCGAGCCGACCCCGGACGACACCGGCCGGGAGGAGGCGGCATGA